In a genomic window of Apium graveolens strain L.+W99A mitochondrion, complete genome:
- the orf417a gene encoding hypothetical protein, translating to MIPMIPSIRSNMYVLKCSIVTTSRIVPIHCYISFRYMRASPAFSLSKLKNALDVSKVTERLETLSLVDDDGDLVDNNRASSSSCSTSGSNRPSEGGIPSPRCSASASEIFDPFSSSCHHVFLSRYSFYSSSSLSSQLVCHRVPGMVRQFFLPYSSISSLMSYVSSEIIQNPLSTEFRKTVDLSHSFLFKVPRGLPACIDTYELLNLKKKVFMGLMFRFKPGQRQFLKNNILIPKSFEHLKHLRDSLGIEISKNSSSIRDLCTFTHKDGIKSAIDPNYYKNLIEVVTLLNGTFCRMLILTTTGVAFTVCYGYYPCTDGIVPIDLFNPIVSYDPFNNVETLAPNIRSAIISVKNDSLSAEAIKTAYYLPPLDDVNIPQEISGNVLRNVGLGIIIAVLITTGVLTITPDPVDIHQVMENM from the coding sequence ATGATACCAATGATACCAAGTATACGTTCTAATATGTATGTTCTCAAATGTTCTATTGTTACCACATCCCGCATAGTACCAATCCATTGCTATATATCATTTCGTTATATGAGAGCATCACCTGCTTTTTCTCTTTCCAAATTGAAAAATGCTTTGGATGTATCTAAAGTTACTGAGAGGTTGGAGACACTATCTCTGGTTGATGATGACGGTGATCTGGTTGACAATAACCGTGCATCCTCATCTTCATGCTCGACCTCTGGTTCTAACAGACCAAGCGAAGGGGGGATACCTTCTCCAAGATGCTCGGCCTCGGCCAGCGAGATATTTGATCCATTTTCATCTTCGTGTCATCATGTTTTTCTGAGTCGTTATTCATTTTATTCATCTTCATCTTTGTCCTCACAACTAGTGTGTCATCGCGTACCTGGTATGGTAAGACAATTTTTTCTTCCTTATTCTAGTATAAGTTCACTTATGTCATATGTTTCGAGTGAGATTATTCAAAATCCTCTATCTACCGAGTTCAGAAAGACAGTGGATCTATCTCATAGTTTTCTATTTAAGGTACCTCGGGGTTTGCCTGCTTGCATAGACACATATGAGTTATTAAACCTAAAAAAGAAAGTCTTTATGGGATTAATGTTTCGTTTTAAACCTGGTCAAAGACAATTTCTCAAGAATAATATATTAATACCAAAAAGTTTTGAGCATCTCAAACACTTGAGAGATTCGCTTGGTATAGAAATAAGTAAAAACAGTTCCTCTATACGAGATTTGTGTACCTTTACCCATAAAGATGGTATCAAGAGTGCAATTGACCCTAATTATTACAAAAATCTAATAGAGGTAGTAACCTTGTTAAATGGGACCTTTTGCCGTATGTTAATACTAACAACTACGGGAGTTGCTTTCACAGTTTGTTATGGATATTATCCATGTACGGATGGTATAGTACCTATAGATTTATTTAATCCTATTGTTTCATATGACCCATTCAACAATGTAGAGACCCTAGCACCCAATATCCGTTCTGCTATAATTAGCGTTAAGAATGATAGTTTATCAGCAGAGGCAATTAAAACTGCCTATTATCTACCCCCATTGGATGATGTAAATATCCCACAGGAAATAAGTGGTAATGTGCTACGTAACGTTGGATTAGGTATCATAATTGCCGTATTAATTACTACTGGTGTATTAACGATTACTCCGGATCCGGTGGATATCCACCAAGTTATGGAAAATATGTAA
- the orf101b gene encoding hypothetical protein yields the protein MTSRFQHRVDSGMEVSRDSGVDRIRIGGGQSAYGRNQYGGQRQNQQFQQQQPRQWQNRQQGQGRYSVYGGNPNMIPVAPCATCGGHHPGKPCYSAVEYNKN from the coding sequence ATGACCAGCAGATTTCAGCACAGGGTAGACAGTGGTATGGAGGTCAGCAGGGACAGTGGCGTGGACAGAATCAGAATAGGGGGAGGTCAGTCAGCTTATGGTCGAAATCAGTATGGAGGTCAGAGGCAGAATCAGCAGTTTCAGCAGCAGCAGCCTAGACAGTGGCAGAATCGTCAACAGGGGCAAGGCCGTTATTCAGTGTATGGGGGCAATCCTAATATGATTCCAGTTGCTCCTTGTGCTACATGTGGTGGACATCATCCGGGGAAGCCTTGTTATAGCGCTGTTGAATACAATAAGAACTGA